The following DNA comes from Streptococcus canis.
GCTTGTTAGAAGATGCTGAGGAAGAATCTGTTACGACAGCAGCATCAGAAGAGATGGATGATCTTGTTCTAGATTTAGACAATGGTATTGAAATTGAAGATTAAAGAAAAGCTCTTTTGGGCTTTCAGAACGTAGACAAACTCTATTTTTAGAAGGTGTCAATAAAAATGATTTAATAATCATGACGTCAACTAACTCTTGAAACGCTTGTTTTATGGTGTTTCAGGAGTTTTTCCTTTTTACCTTGTTAACCCTTTTCTTAAAGAATAAAATGAGTGATGGTTTTGAGGACTTCGGAAAGTCTTATTCACACTTATTGTTAGTCAAACAACCTTCTTTTGCGGTTAAATTAACTGACAATTAAAGAGGGTAAGAGCAAAAAAGCTTATTTTCTACAAAAATTCCTCTCAAAATTAAAAAAATAGGTCCGAAGACCTATATTTATCGACTAAAAACTGTGCTACAATATAGCTATCACGAAATAGAAAGTGAGTTAACAACATGATTAAAATTTATACGATTTCAAGTTGTACGAGCTGTAAAAAGGCAAAAACTTGGTTAAATGCCCACAAGCTCCCTTATAAAGAACAGAATTTAGGAAAAGAACCATTAGCAAAAGAAGACATTTTAGCAATCTTATCAAAAACTGAAAATGGCGTGGAAAGTATCGTTTCGTCTAAAAATCGATATGCCAAGGCTCTTAACTGTGATATTGAAGAGTTAAGTGTCAGTGAAGTGATTGATTTGATTCAGGACAACCCTCGTATTCTTAAAAGTCCTATTTTGATTGATGATAAACGTCTTCAAGTGGGGTATAAAGAAGATGATATTCGGGCTTTCCTCCCTCGCTCTATTCGTAATATTGAAAATACTGAAGCACGTTTACGTGCCGCACTTTAAAAGCTCTTCGGGAGCTTTTTTTCGTACCTTCTTGACTTGAAATTCTTGTTTATTCTTGAGAAATAAGCTATAATAAAGCGTAGCATTTAATTTTAGAAAGAAGGTGTAAGTATGGGATTTACAGATGAAACAGTCCGCTTTAAATTGGATGATGGCGACAAAAAGGAAATTAGTGAAACGTTAACCGCTGTCTATCATTCATTGGATGAAAAA
Coding sequences within:
- the spx gene encoding transcriptional regulator Spx, giving the protein MIKIYTISSCTSCKKAKTWLNAHKLPYKEQNLGKEPLAKEDILAILSKTENGVESIVSSKNRYAKALNCDIEELSVSEVIDLIQDNPRILKSPILIDDKRLQVGYKEDDIRAFLPRSIRNIENTEARLRAAL